atactaaatgaaataaaaaaattaaattacaaatttactaaaaatacatagatttatgacatattttaacccaataatattatatttcacaTGGAAACTTTACATTAATTCTCTTAGTATTAGTTTGTTTCATATTTACATGATGGAGCAGGCATTAGGGTTTTCATCACTGAACATGTTGGAGTAGCGGTCGTCGACGGTGGTCTCAGTGATGTTGGCAGTGTCGGGAACCTTCCTGACATGATTGGGTGGTGCCTTCTTGTCATAAGCTTGAGCCACGTAAGGGTTCGCCACGAGGTTGTATGGCACATAGGGCCACAGCTCCACCTTCTTCTTGGTCGTCTGGGCTGCCGCCAGTACTTTCTTTGGCTCTACGTTACCCGTCACCGTCGCCTTTTGCTGCTTCAAGTCCACGTCCACAGACTTAGCCCCTACAAAAACCACAAACAACAGCATTAAACAAcctcaataaaaagaaaaatgtgagGAGTAGTCTTACTATGGAATAAAACTGTTTCAGTTTAATTGTAATAATACCCTTAACTCCGGAGAGAACTTTCTTGACCTTACGGGCACAACCTTCACAATCCATCCTGATTTTGAGAGCTACAGTTTGagtttgcttcttcttctttttcttcttcatgctGCTAAGCAAGTCGGAGATGTACTCCAAGGTGCCTTCCACCCCCATTTTGTGTTAACTTTTCACACGAATGAGTGTTTTTCTGCCGGTGTGTGTATTTATATAAACCAATGGCTAGCTAAGTAGGTTAAGAAGGAAGCAAATCTTGGAAGGGTTTGAATTGGATTTGGGTCTAAACAAGTTAAGACATAGATTTATTGTAGGATATTTAGGTTGAAGAAAA
This sequence is a window from Gossypium raimondii isolate GPD5lz chromosome 5, ASM2569854v1, whole genome shotgun sequence. Protein-coding genes within it:
- the LOC105767484 gene encoding heavy metal-associated isoprenylated plant protein 24, translating into MGVEGTLEYISDLLSSMKKKKKKKQTQTVALKIRMDCEGCARKVKKVLSGVKGAKSVDVDLKQQKATVTGNVEPKKVLAAAQTTKKKVELWPYVPYNLVANPYVAQAYDKKAPPNHVRKVPDTANITETTVDDRYSNMFSDENPNACSIM